In Leopardus geoffroyi isolate Oge1 chromosome D1, O.geoffroyi_Oge1_pat1.0, whole genome shotgun sequence, a single window of DNA contains:
- the LOC123602717 gene encoding olfactory receptor 5B3-like: MKNNTEVTEFILLGLTSDPELLAPLFIMFTLIYLINVVGNLGMMVLILLDSRLHTPMYFFLSNLSLVDFGYSTAVTPKVLAGLLIRDKVISYSACAAQMFFFAAFATVESYLLASMAYDRYAAVCKPLHYTTTMTTGVCARLAIGSYVFGFLNASVDVGNTFHLSFCESNVIHHFFCDIPAVVSLSCSDRHVSELVLVLVASFHIFFGLLVILISYLFIFITILKMPSIEGYLKAISTCASHLTAVSIFYGTVMFMYSQPTSSHSMDADKIVSVFYTMVIPMLNPAVYSLRNKEVKNAFKKVVEKANLSLSFTS, encoded by the coding sequence ATGAAGAACAACACAGAAGTGACTGAATTCATCTTGCTGGGACTAACCAGTGACCCAGAACTGCTGGCCCCCCTCTTTATCATGTTCACCCTCATCTACCTCATCAATGTGGTTGGAAACCTGGGGATGATGGTGTTGATTCTCTTGGACTCCCGTCTCCAcactcccatgtactttttcctcagTAACCTGTCTCTGGTGGACTTTGGTTACTCTACAGCTGTCACTCCCAAGGTCCTGGCTGGATTACTTATAAGAGACAAGGTCATCTCCTACAGTGCGTGTGCTGCCCAGATGTTCTTTTTTGCAGCCTTTGCCACGGTGGAGAGTTACCTCTTGGCCTcaatggcctatgaccgctatgcaGCAGTGTGCAAACCCCTCCATTACACCACCACCATGACGACAGGTGTGTGTGCTCGTTTGGCTATAGGCTcctatgtttttggttttctgaatGCTTCTGTGGATGTTGGAAACACATTCCACCTCTCCTTCTGTGAGTCCAATGTGATCCATCACTTTTTCTGTGATATTCCTGcagttgtctctctctcttgttctgaTAGACATGTCAGTGAGCTGGTTCTTGTTTTGGTAGCAAGCTTCCACATCTTTTTTGGTCTTTTGGTTATTTTGATTTCCTACCTGTTCATATTTATCACCATCTTGAAAATGCCCTCAATAGAGGGATACCTGAAAGCTATATCCACCTGTGCTTCTCACCTCACTGCAGTCTCCATCTTCTATGGGACAGTCATGTTTATGTACTCCCAGCCAACCTCCAGCCATTCCATGGACGCGGACAAAATTGTGTCTGTGTTCTATACTATGGTCATTCCCATGCTAAATCCTGCGGTGTATAGCCTGAGGAACAAAGAGGTCAAGAATGCTTTCAAGAAGGTCGTTGAGAAGGCAAACCTGTCTCTAAGCTTCACCTCCTAG
- the LOC123600537 gene encoding olfactory receptor 5B2-like, producing the protein MKNRTDVTDFILLGLTDNPELQFPLFIMFTLIYLVTLIGNLGMIVLILLDCRLHTPMYFFLSNLSLVDFCYSSTVTPKVMAGLLTGDKVISYNACAAQMFFFAVFATVENYLLASMAYDRYAAVCKPLHYTTTMTTGVCACLAIGSYACGVLNASINIGDTFSLSFCVSNVVHHFFCDIPAVMTLTCSDKQKSELILVFISSFNVFFALFVIFISYLFIFTTILKIHSGEGYQKALSTCVSHLITVSIFYGTVIIMYLQPSSSHSMDTDKIASVFYTVLVPMLNPVVYSLRNKEVKNAFKKVVKKANFSERLGGAWSNRSSTSFTLVLEILDSPNLALSRY; encoded by the exons ATGAAGAATCGTACAGACGTGACCGATTTCATCCTGCTGGGACTAACCGATAACCCAGAACTGCAGTTTCCTCTCTTTATAATGTTCACGCTCATCTACCTCGTCACTCTGATTGGAAACCTGGGGATGATCGTGCTGATCTTGCTGGACTGTCGTCTCCACACTCCTATGTATTTCTTCCTCAGTAACCTGTCTCTGGTTGACTTTTGTTACTCCTCAACAGTCACTCCCAAGGTCATGGCTGGGCTCCTAACGGGAGACAAGGTCATCTCCTACAATGCATGTGCTGCCCAGATGTTCTTTTTTGCAGTCTTTGCCACTGTGGAAAATTACCTCTTGGCCTcaatggcctatgaccgctatgcaGCAGTGTGCAAACCCCTCCATTACACCACCACCATGACGACAGGTGTGTGTGCTTGTCTGGCCATAGGCTCCTATGCCTGTGGCGTCTTAAATGCCTCTATAAACATTGGAGACACCTTtagtctctctttctgtgtgtccaATGTGGTTCATCACTTTTTCTGTGATATTCCAGCTGTCATGACTTTGACGTGCTCTGATAAACAGAAAAGTGAGCTGATTCTTGTTTTTATCTCAAGCTTCAATGTCTTTTTTGCACTTTTTGTCATCTTTATTTCCTACCTGTTCATATTTACTACCATTCTGAAGATACACTCAGGTGAGGGATACCAGAAGGCTTTATCCACCTGTGTGTCTCACCTCATTACAGTTTCCATATTTTATGGGACAGTCATCATCATGTACTTACAGCCAAGTTCCAGCCATTCCATGGACACAGACAAAATTGCATCCGTGTTCTACACTGTGCTCGTCCCCATGCTGAACCCTGTGGtctacagcctgaggaacaaAGAGGTCAAGAATGCATTCAAAAAGGTTGTTAAAAAGGCAAACTtttcggagcgcctgggtggcgca TGGAGTAATCGCTCATCCACCTCATTCACCCTTGTACTGGAAATACTGGACAGCCCCAATCTTGCCTTGTCTCGGTATTAG
- the LOC123602718 gene encoding olfactory receptor 5B3-like, with protein MDNRTEVTQFILLGLTTDPELQVPLFIVFTLIYLITLVGNLGIIVLILLDSRLHTPMYFFLSNLSLVDLCYSTAVTPKVMAGLLIRDKVISYNACAAQMFFFAAFATVESYLLASMAYDRYAAVCKPLHYTTTMTTGVCARLAIGSYTCGFLNASIHTGDTFRLSFCMSNVIHHFFCDVPAVMVLSCSERRVSELVLVYVVSFNSFFALMVILISYVFIFITILKMHSSTGYQKALSTCASHLSAVSIFYGTLIFMYLQPSSSHSMDTDKMASVFYTMVIPMLNPVVYSLRNKEVKSALMKVISEAKLSLRL; from the coding sequence ATGGATAACAGGACAGAAGTGACGCAGTTCATCTTGCTGGGACTAACCACTGATCCAGAACTGCAGGTTCCCCTCTTTATCGTGTTCACCCTCATCTACCTCATCACTCTGGTTGGAAACCTGGGGATAATAGTGTTGATTCTGTTGGACTCTCGTCTCCAcactcccatgtactttttcctcagTAACCTGTCTCTGGTGGACCTTTGTTACTCTACAGCTGTCACTCCCAAGGTCATGGCTGGATTACTTATAAGAGACAAGGTCATCTCCTACAATGCGTGTGCTGCTCAGATGTTCTTTTTTGCAGCCTTTGCCACGGTGGAGAGTTACCTGTTGGCTTcaatggcctatgaccgctatgcaGCAGTGTGCAAACCCCTCCATTATACCACCACCATGACGACAGGTGTGTGTGCACGTCTGGCCATAGGTTCCTACACCTGTGGTTTCCTGAATGCCTCTATCCACACTGGAGACACGTTCAGACTCTCCTTTTGTATGTCCAATGTGATTCATCATTTTTTCTGTGATGTTCCTGCAGTCATGGTCCTTTCTTGCTCTGAGAGACGTGTCAGTGAGCTGGTTCTTGTTTATGTAGTGAGCTTCAACAGCTTTTTTGCTCTCATGGTCATCTTGATTTCCTACGTATTCATATTTATCACAATCCTAAAGATGCACTCATCTACAGGATATCAGAAGGCTTTATCTACCTGTGCTTCTCACCTCTCTGCAGTCTCCATCTTCTATGGGACACTCATTTTTATGTACTTACAGCCCAGTTCCAGCCATTCCATGGACACAGACAAAATGGCATCTGTGTTCTACACCATGGTCATCCCCATGCTGAACCCTGTGGTCTATAGCCTGAGGAACAAAGAGGTTAAGAGTGCACTCATGAAGGTCATTTCAGAGGCAAAATTATCTTTAAGATTGTGA